CCATTTCCGGATTCCGGAGTGGCTGGAGATGTTGGGACCCTCCGTGGTCATCTCCCCGCTTGAGATGGCCTGTGAAGGACAGTGTGCGGCGCAGACCTTGCACGTCCTGCAGAACTCCACGACCCCGAAAGGACGGTAGGAATCCGACTGTAGGGGCATATCCGTGAATACTTTGCAGATGCGCACCCGGGGCCCGAAACGCTCGGTCACCAGCAGTCCCATTCGGCTCCACTCGCCCAGCCCAGCGGCCATGGCGAGGGGGATGCTCAAGGCCGTATCGTTTCCACAGGGCACGGCCCGGTATCCCAGGCCCCGGATGAAGGCCGCAAGCAGGTTGGCCAGGAAAGCCATCTTGGAATAAGCGAGGCCCGTGGCGGCCCCCTGGAGCACCATACTGGAGGAACGCATGGTCTCGTAGTCCATCTCCACGGCCATGACCACCGCGGTGGTGCACCCCTCTGGAAGCTCGATGGGATAGTGTTCGTGCGTGATGAGATTGAATTCATGGGAGTAGACCCAGTTGGGGTGCACCCGGCAGATGCCCACCAAGTCGGCGCCGAGGTGGAGGGCCGCCCGCTTCACAAGTCGGGCCATCTTCTCAGGTGAACCTGTGACGCGCCCGCCGGCCTCCAGAAAACGTTCGGCCTTGGGATGCAGGCCCTCCCAGGCATAAAGGCCGCTGTTGCTGCGGGAATTCCCCATGCCGAAGGCCCACTCCGTGTTCCAGGAGGCGTTGCGGACGGCAAAGTCCTCCCGGTTCCATCCAAGCCTGTCCTGAAAGACGACTTCCTGGTAGAAGCGCTTCCTCAGGGTTTCGAAGGCCGGATCCCAGGCGGCCCGCTTGAACATCTCGTTTTTCTGGTCGAATCTTTCCCCGGGGATCGGAAAACCCCAGTCTTCCGCCGAAGAGGATGAATTTTGACTCGTCATGTCTCGGTCTTATAAGAGATGAGAGGGAAAATGCCGTGGAAATTCCAGGCAGGTTTGACGGAAACGAAAAGGCCGCGCCCCCTGGCAGTTTCGCTGGAAAGAGCGATCCCGACGAACTACCATACCAGAGTCAGAGGGTATGTCAATATCTTTAAGATCCCCGACACGTTTGTCTGAAATGGAATTTATCGTTTCAAGCAGGAGTTCGGGATGTTCTCCTCGCTAGCGTTCCCGCCATAATTCCGGCGGGCAAGCCGCACCAGAGGCGGACAGGCGCTCCGCCGTCCATGGTTTCGTTTGCTGCGGGTTTCGGCCCTTCATCCACCAATTGGCGCTCCGGAATTTTGAAACAACCATCCCCAATGAGTGCCATCGAAGATTTATATATGAAAATTTGATTTCATATGTAAATTATTTTTATTGGATTCATAGCGCTATTTTGTTAGACTGGTGCCCGTCCATTGACAAAAGCCGGGCGTGAGCGAGTTCTCCTCGTCCTGGGACGCCCTCCTCGCCGTTTTTTTCCGTGCCCCTCCCAGTATTTCCGAACCACTCCGGGGGGGGTGCCTTTGTTGCTATTTTCGCTTTTGAATGAGGAATCTACCGATGAGCAAACTTTATGGTTATGCCGGAATTCGCCTGCGGGTCGATCTGAGTGACGGAAAGATCCGCAAGGAGGAGATCTCCGCTTCCTACGCCCGGAAATGGATGGGTGGAAGGGGATTCAACATGGAGGTCCTCGCCCGCGAGGTTCCGGTGGATGCCGATCCCCGGGGACCGGAGAACCTCCTCGTGTTCGGAGTAGGTCCCATAACGGGGACAGGCTTTCCCGGTTCCAGGATCAATGTATCCGGGAAGTCCCCCCACACGGGATTCCTTGGGGACTCGAACGCCGGGGGACACTTCGGGGCGGAGATGAAGTTCGCGGGGTACGACCAGATCGTGATCGAGGGCAAGGCCGAGCGGCCGGTCTGGTTGAGGATCGTGGACGGCGGGGTAGAGATCCGGGATGCTTCCCACCTGTGGCATCTGGACACTTGGGAGACCCAGGCGGCCATCCAAAGGGAATGTCGCGATCACATGGTTCAGGTCGCCTGCTGCGGCACGGGGGCGGTGAACGGTGTCTCCTTCGGGTGCGTCATGACCAACAACGCGAGGGCCATGGCACGTACGGGGATGGGAACGCTTATGGCTTCAAAGAATCTCAAGGCCGTCGCCCTGACGGGGACAGGTGGAGTGCAGGTTTCGGACCCGGAGAAATTCCAATCCCTGGTCCATTACGTATTCAGGGCCCTCTACCACCACCCCAATTTCCAGGAAAGGGGTGTTACCGGTACGACCAACTTGATTCGGCTCTGCAACGATGCGGGAATTTTGCCGACCCGCCACTTCCAGACCGGGATTTTCGAGCACTGGCTGGAGGTGTCCGGAGAAACGGTGGCTGCAAAGTACAATGTGAAGCGGAAGGCCTGTTTCGGTTGCATCAATCCCTGCAGCCGCTTTTACCTGGTGCCGGAAGGTTTTGACGGCCGGGAATTGAAAGGGGAAGGTCCGGAATACGAGACCCTCGCCGGATTTACCGCCAGAGTAGGCAATCCGGACCTCAAGGTAGCCCTCAAATGCGCAGAACTTGTCAATCGGGCCGGGATCGACTCCATTACCGCCTCGGAGGTGATTTCCTGGGCCCAGGAGATGTACCAGCTCGGTTTTATCAGGCCTGCGGACTGTGACGGCCTGGATCTCTCCTGGGGGAATTCCCGGGCCGTCTATGAATTGCTGCTCAAGATCATCCGGAACGAGGGATTCGGCGCCGTACTTTCCCAAGGCGTGGTTCATGCCGCGGAAACCCTGGGTTTCGGAAGGGAACTCTGTATGGAGGCAAAAAACCTTGAGATATTCCAGGCGGATGTGAGGGGACTTAAGGCCTATGGTCTCGGGAATGCCGTGGCATCGAGGGGGGCGGATCATCAGAGGGCCGATCCCTTCTTCGAACTCTCGGGGAGGGTGGAGGAGGCCCGGGAAAGATTCGGCTCGGAGAACTGCGCGCTGATGCTCCCGTGGGAAGGAAAGGGGAAAATGGTGCCCTGGTTCGAGGAGATGTGCGCCCTGGCGGATTCCCTCAGTTTTTGCAAGATCATCGGGGTCTCCATGGAGGTGATCCGAGAGGCCGTGGCACGGGATTTGTTCAGGTTCTCAACCGGGTTCGACGTGGATATCGAGGAAGTCCTCCGGATCGGGGAGAGGATCAACAACCTGGAACGCACGATCCTGGTGCGCTATGGCCTTTCCAGGAAGGACGACATCCTTCCCGGGAGGTTCACCGACGAACCCCTGCCCGAGGATTCAAATCTGGCGGCCAGCGGGGTTTTTGAGAACCGGGAACTCCTCTCGGAGTATTACTCCTTTAGGGGCTGGGACCCGGATACGGGGTGGCCCACCGAGAAGAAGCTTCAGGAATTGGGCCTGGATTTCATGGTTCAGGACCTGAAGAAGCGAGGAATTCGGCTCAAATCCGACTACCCGACGTTCGATGGGGACCTCCACGGGACCACATCCCTGAGGTGGTCGTCCCTTTCGGTGGAGCTCGGTCCCGGATCGGAATACATGAATCGCTTCCCGGTCAAGAAAAAAGAAGAGGGGAGAGATGAAGCCATGGACAGGGTTGAAAAAATCCCGAAGCGGCTCGTTATCGACCCCGCTCTTTGTACGGGATGCCGGGCATGCGAGATGGCCTGTTCCTATGTCCACGAGAAGGTCTATTCTCCGTCCCTGTCCCGGATCCGGGTAGTGAAACTGGAGGAGGCCGGGGTGGACAGGCCCATCATATGTCTGCGGTGCGCAAAGGCCCCCTGCAAGACCGCGTGCCCGGAGGAGGCGATCCTGCAGGATCCCCTCACCCGTGTCGTGAGGGTGATGGAAGAGCGGTGCGTGGGCTGCGGCTTGTGCACGGAGGCCTGCGTCAATGGCGTCCTTCAACTCCATCCCCGGGAGGGTTATCCCCTGATGTGCGACCTTTGCGGGGGAGACCCGGATTGCGTGAAGAAATGCCCAACAGGGGCGCTGACTTTCGTGGAAGGGACCAATCACGCCGCGAAGAAAACACGGGAGGAGATCGGGCGGATGACGGAAAAACAATTGCGGCGTAAGTGGAGCCGGGAAGGAACCCGTCCGGTCGATACCCCCATGCGCCCCCCCGATCCGGAGACCGGAGAGCCCATTGAGCCCCCTGAGATCTACGGGAGCGATCCGCCACCCCCCTTCGGCAGGAAGGAGAGGAGGGAGAAAACCCTCTCAGACTAAACCCACACCTCAGGGGGAAAAGGAGACTCTTCTTGTTCTGGCAGCAGTTCACCAACTGGATCAACCTGGGAGCCATGTATGCCCTGCTGGCTATCGGGTATACCATGGTGTACGGGATCATCAAGTTGATCAATTTCGCCCACGGCGAAATATTCATGTGCGGCGCCTTTTTCTCCTGGTGGATGATGTCCTCCCTTTCCCTGCCCTTTCCGGTGGCCGCCCTGGCAGGTATCGTCCTGGCCTCTTTTCTCGGCATCGGTATTGAGCGGGTGGCATATCGCCCCTTGAGGCAGGCTCCGCGGTTCGCGGTGGTCATCAGTGTCCTCGGGATGTCTATTTTTCTTCAGAATATGGCGAGGATCATCTGGGGTGCCGAGTTCCAGGTCTATGACGTGGATTTCGGACTCCCCCCCCTCGTTGTTGGCGGGGTGATAATCCCTTTCAAGAAGATCTTCATCCTGGCCACATCCTTCACCCTCATGGTGGCCCTGGGGCTTTTCGTCAAGAAGACCTCCCTGGGAAAGGCCATGCGGGCTACCGCCGCCGACCGGGAAGCGGCGGAGATGATGGGGATCAATTCCAATGGGGTGATCGTACTCAACTTCGCCATCGGGTCGGCTCTGGGGGCGGTGGCGGGGATTCTTTTCGCCGTCAATTACAACAGCATCGATCCCTACATGGGTTTCAACGCCGGGATGAAGGCCTTTGCCGCGGCCGTCATGGGAGGGATCGGGAACATTTACGGGGCCATGTTCGGGGGGATCCTCCTCGGGATTTTCGAGGGTGTGGGCGCGGCCTACGTATCCTCTATGTATCGGGACGCCTTCGCTTTCGGTGTGTTGATCCTGACCCTGGTCCTCAGGCCCCAGGGCCTGCTGGGGGAGGGAGGCAGAAATGAATGACACAAGGCTCGATGATCTGTCCGGTGGATCCCAGGCCACGGGCAAGGAAAAGGCGAGAGAGGA
Above is a window of Deltaproteobacteria bacterium DNA encoding:
- a CDS encoding branched-chain amino acid ABC transporter permease, with the protein product MFWQQFTNWINLGAMYALLAIGYTMVYGIIKLINFAHGEIFMCGAFFSWWMMSSLSLPFPVAALAGIVLASFLGIGIERVAYRPLRQAPRFAVVISVLGMSIFLQNMARIIWGAEFQVYDVDFGLPPLVVGGVIIPFKKIFILATSFTLMVALGLFVKKTSLGKAMRATAADREAAEMMGINSNGVIVLNFAIGSALGAVAGILFAVNYNSIDPYMGFNAGMKAFAAAVMGGIGNIYGAMFGGILLGIFEGVGAAYVSSMYRDAFAFGVLILTLVLRPQGLLGEGGRNE
- a CDS encoding aldehyde:ferredoxin oxidoreductase, translated to MSKLYGYAGIRLRVDLSDGKIRKEEISASYARKWMGGRGFNMEVLAREVPVDADPRGPENLLVFGVGPITGTGFPGSRINVSGKSPHTGFLGDSNAGGHFGAEMKFAGYDQIVIEGKAERPVWLRIVDGGVEIRDASHLWHLDTWETQAAIQRECRDHMVQVACCGTGAVNGVSFGCVMTNNARAMARTGMGTLMASKNLKAVALTGTGGVQVSDPEKFQSLVHYVFRALYHHPNFQERGVTGTTNLIRLCNDAGILPTRHFQTGIFEHWLEVSGETVAAKYNVKRKACFGCINPCSRFYLVPEGFDGRELKGEGPEYETLAGFTARVGNPDLKVALKCAELVNRAGIDSITASEVISWAQEMYQLGFIRPADCDGLDLSWGNSRAVYELLLKIIRNEGFGAVLSQGVVHAAETLGFGRELCMEAKNLEIFQADVRGLKAYGLGNAVASRGADHQRADPFFELSGRVEEARERFGSENCALMLPWEGKGKMVPWFEEMCALADSLSFCKIIGVSMEVIREAVARDLFRFSTGFDVDIEEVLRIGERINNLERTILVRYGLSRKDDILPGRFTDEPLPEDSNLAASGVFENRELLSEYYSFRGWDPDTGWPTEKKLQELGLDFMVQDLKKRGIRLKSDYPTFDGDLHGTTSLRWSSLSVELGPGSEYMNRFPVKKKEEGRDEAMDRVEKIPKRLVIDPALCTGCRACEMACSYVHEKVYSPSLSRIRVVKLEEAGVDRPIICLRCAKAPCKTACPEEAILQDPLTRVVRVMEERCVGCGLCTEACVNGVLQLHPREGYPLMCDLCGGDPDCVKKCPTGALTFVEGTNHAAKKTREEIGRMTEKQLRRKWSREGTRPVDTPMRPPDPETGEPIEPPEIYGSDPPPPFGRKERREKTLSD
- a CDS encoding reductive dehalogenase, coding for MTSQNSSSSAEDWGFPIPGERFDQKNEMFKRAAWDPAFETLRKRFYQEVVFQDRLGWNREDFAVRNASWNTEWAFGMGNSRSNSGLYAWEGLHPKAERFLEAGGRVTGSPEKMARLVKRAALHLGADLVGICRVHPNWVYSHEFNLITHEHYPIELPEGCTTAVVMAVEMDYETMRSSSMVLQGAATGLAYSKMAFLANLLAAFIRGLGYRAVPCGNDTALSIPLAMAAGLGEWSRMGLLVTERFGPRVRICKVFTDMPLQSDSYRPFGVVEFCRTCKVCAAHCPSQAISSGEMTTEGPNISSHSGIRKWYINAERCFSFWGTSRIDCTQCIRVCPFNKRPGVIHDITRLLIRKWPALNPLFVRIDRWMGYTRPYPPERFWGDLS